A genome region from Zonotrichia leucophrys gambelii isolate GWCS_2022_RI unplaced genomic scaffold, RI_Zleu_2.0 Scaffold_41_468701, whole genome shotgun sequence includes the following:
- the LOC135460420 gene encoding transitional endoplasmic reticulum ATPase-like, translating to MDGMSTKKNVFIIGATNRPDIIDPAILRPGRLDQLIYIPLPDEKSRVAILKANLRKSPVAKDVDLDFLAKMTNGFSGADLTEICQRACKLAIRESIESEIRRERERQTNPSAMEVEEDDPVPEIRRDHFEEAMRFARRSVSDNDIRKYEMFAQTLQQSRGFGSFRFPSGNQGSTGPSQGTGGGSGGNVYSEDNDDDLYG from the exons ATGGATGGCATGTCCACCAAGAAAAACGTCTTCATCATTGGTGCCACCAACAGGCCAGACATCATTGACCCAGCCATCCTGCGCCCCGGCCGCCTGGATCAGCTCATCTACATCCCCCTGCCTGATGAGAAGTCCCGGGTTGCAATTCTTAAGGCCAATCTGAGGAAATCACCAGTTGCCAAG GACGTTGACCTGGATTTCTTAGCTAAGATGACCAATGGCTTTTCGGGGGCTGACCTGACAGAAATTTGCCAGCGTGCCTGCAAACTGGCCATCCGCGAATCCATCGAGAGTGAGATCAGGCGAGAGCGTGAGAGGCAGACCAACCCTTCTGCCATG gaggtggaggaggacgACCCAGTCCCTGAGATACGCAGGGATCACTTTGAGGAAGCCATGCGCTTTGCTCGCCGCTCTGTCAGTGACAATGACATCAGGAAATATGAGATGTTTGCACagaccctgcagcagagccgtggcTTTGGCAGCTTCAG GTTCCCATCAGGCAACCAGGGCAGTACCGGTCCGAGCCAAGGTACAGGAGGTGGCAGCGGGGGCAACGTGTATAGCGAAGACAATGACGATGATCTCTATGGTTAA